The nucleotide sequence AATGGAAGGAGCACTTACAAAATACACAAAACAAACTTGGCTGCATAATTAACAGCAATGATAATCATTCCAGGCACTGGAGGTTGGGGACTGTATAACTCTGCATTCTTAATACAGCCCATtactaaaatgttggaaatgcttcaCAAGTGCTGTTTGATCgacagaatatttccagcattttctgtttttattttggactttcagcatctatagtttttACTAACTGAGGGCTGCCCTGATATTCAGTCAAGTCTATAGAGCTTTTATCATACAGCTGCTCTGCTGGCATTTCTACAGCTTCAGCTGAAAATGAGAGTGGAATCAGAGGATAAAGATATCACAGAAAATTACTAGTCTTTGTTGATTCCAGTAGGGCAGTTATGCCTCCAATTGGTGATACAAAAGGTCACTCACTGAGTGTGAGTAAAGCAAATCCTGAAAATATTCAGTCTACTCTAGGTCACCAAACACCAAGCAATTTACCTCTGAGCAGAGATCCCAGTTGATGGTCAGCGCTAGCATATGTGGTGATTTTGAAAACCCTCTATTAAAACTACAGGCACGCAATATATGAAATAGAGCTATCCCAGTACCCTTAACTATTCCAAAATCCCTCAATTAAAACTGTAGGCCTTATGTTTAGTATAAACAAACAATAATTTTAAAGAAGATTATAAGAGGCCTTTAGTAGCCATTATGGATGCCAGGGTTTAACTGCGTTTACACTTACTGTTCAAAAATAGAAAACAAGAAAAAGTAAAGGATCACTTCACTGTTCACTCCATACATGCATAAGGTTACCATCTTGAGGCAGAGGTGCACCAAAAGCAAAGAATTATTCATGATGCAGATCCTTGCAAAACATAACCAATCAAACAGAACCTTGAGGTGGTGTAATATATTCGATGGGTTGGCAGTGCAAAGgagcaaaatattttcttctttctcaGGATGTAGGCTTTGTTATGTGGgtaatatttattgctcatccctggcTGATCAATTAGTGGCTTGATACAATTGACTGGCTAGCCATAAAACCCCATAGGGCAGTTTAGATTCCATTTGGAGTCTATCTGTACAGAAGAGAGATTGGGTAAGGACAGTAGTTTACTTTCCCTACAGGATATTAGTGAATCaatcagcttttttaaaaattacattggaATTTTCTGGTCACATTTACAACAATGTTTTTAAACTGAGGTCTCAAATtcttatggtgggatttgaattcatgcttCTAGATTATTAGTACAGTGTAATTTCACCATTAGATAACTGTGCCTATCATAGTACTAACATTTTGATGGAATTAAATTCAATTTCACAATAAATGTAAGGACCTTTAAGAAAATAGGAATTTGTATTTATGTTATCAAAATATTGGAATTCCACAGTAGATCACAGCCAATGAACTGCTTTTGAAGTATAGCTACTATTTTAATTTAGTGAAATCTGATACGTACACATCAAGTTCCACCAGACAGCAAATGAAAAAATGAGCAAAGATATTTTGGCGATGTTGAATAATAGATAAATATCTAGAAGAACAATGAATTATGACATGGCAGGTAGActcttggtttaacatttcatccaattGATGCTATTTTCAATGGAGCATGAATCCAAACAGCCTTCTTAGATTATGCATTCAAGTCCCTGATCTTTGCTCAGGCcatatatggagtattgtgtcaaGTTGTGGTCATCGCATTACAGGGAGTATGTGGTGTATTTcaagagggtgtagaagaggttcacgaggacgttgtctggattggagagtattaactgtaaggttgaacaaacttggattgttttcactggagggtaggaggttgaggggcgacctaatagaggtgtaaaATTAAatgaggcatagttagggtagatggtcacagtctttttctctggatggaaatgtcaaatattagagggcataagtttaaagtgagatgggaaggtttgaaggagatttacgaggcaagattttttttcacacagagagtggttggtgcctggaacgcactgccaggggaagtggtagaagccaatatgatagcaatgtttaagaagcatttagatagacacatagactggcagggaatagagggatatggatattgtggaggcaaatgggattagtttagattggtataGTTGTtgacatagacattgtgggctgaagggccttgtgCTACACTATTCTACGTTCTTTGCTCTgtctgggacttgaacccataacctcctTTCTCCAAACAGTTTTAAATGGGGAAAGTCACCTTCTGTTCCACATTAGAGCTCTTAAACACCATGAGATGGTCTAATAAACATGAGGCAGCTTTATTGTTATTATAAATAATCAGCAACggaaaaaaagcaaaagaaacattAATTTCTTACTGCATAATGGCAAATATTTCAACATCTTATTTATTAAATTATACAAACCTAGCAGTAAATCAGGCATGAGCTACATGGTTATAATTTTTCATTCAGATTGCTGTGCATGCAGTATGTACATTAAAATTAGAAGTTTGAAAGGTTAAATATTTTGAATGCAAATAGCTAATTAGCAACATCAGACCATTTACACTCCTACAACCCTGGGCACTGAACGtgttttcctttcaaatacttcACCTGCTCCTGAAAAGTAAACACACATAAAATGGAGTGTCAAAAAATTCCATTCATTTGTAAGATTGAATTTATTCATTTGAATGATACTTcttaatttttgtttcagaaatatGGAGAGTTATTGAACAAAATTCGAATTGGTAAAAGCCTGGAGGGAAGGTTATATCTGCAGGCAATGAAGCTCCAGTGGTATGTGGGCTTACAGAGGTGTTTGTGTTCATTGCATTCATTGGAACTGACTGGATCAAACCTGAGAGGAAATGAGTTGTTTAATCTAAACTTGTAACCTGACCAATTTAAAGGCAAAATCATCAACATCTGCCTATTGCTGGTATTGGAGTAAGCCAGATCATATATTTTCAGGAGCAGGTTCTTAACCTCAGACGGACATAGGTCTATTTGTGAATGTGAGGAAGAATTACGTGTTCCGCTGAAGGGTTTCTGATAACCTACCGACTGGCCAGTTGAAATGGCAGAGGACAAGACGTTTTGCTACAGTCTTATTGTTCTGGGATTCTTCCTTATAATGGTTGGAATGTTCATTATGAATGTGGATAAGCCTGAGGTCTATGCTACCTTCTGTTCCATTGGGATCTTGATGATCATTGTGGGAATTATCTGGAGCATTTGTCAGTGTTATCCTAAGGTATGAGAAAGCTATAATCCTTCAAAAACAGTGACATTTTTAGAGGGAAGATCAGGAGATAGCTGGAGTATTTCCACCAAGAGAGAGGATACATTTTGGAGAGAAAGTTAATTGAAGACAGGTACAAGAAAATAATGAGTTTAAAGATGAATGCATTAAGGTAATAGTGTAAGGAAACTTATTATGCAATGCTTATTCAACAGAATGAAAATTACCACCATTCTGACAATCTATTTATTTCATTTGCATTGACTTTTTTGTTAAAGAGGACATATTATAAAAAGGATGCTGTTAGCTCCTCAAAGGAgtgagaccagcatttattgttttattcTAAAGGTTAAACTCTTACACTCACATTTTCGCTTACAGAATTGACGGGTATAAAGCAATGACAGGACCTTGTTTTGTTATTCTACTGCTAAAACGAAGGATTGTTTAGTATAAACTGTCCCATAAAGACTGAAAAGTTCAAGTGTAAACAGCTTTGGTTGGGGCACctggaagaattttgtacattactgtctgaaggacaaaaaaaaactgcaggaaatcTCTGGTTTGTTCTTTTTTACTCAAATATTTTAGTAGTTACATgtagcagtttttaaaaaatattacaaaaCTTACTGTGAAGTTTGTTCTCGGTATGACAAATGAGTATGATTTGcacttttaaagaaatatttgcatGACTATTTCTTCTTAGTtgggtggtggaggagagggaggagctcTCTCCCTCACAGCAACCTAAATGCAATCTAATATTCTTCATCTAATCCCCATTCCAATAAGTACATACATCTTAAATGGTAATTTTACTGTTATTTACTTTTTCGTGTTCTAGGATAAATTGGTACACAATGCTTGCTACAGCAGGTCACCCAGTTGAGCTTCCTACAGCTTGGAGGAGAAGGCCCTGTAGTTTGTGGAGAGCTACTCAACTCTTGCTGAGAAAGAGTTGTGATTGAGAGCACTTTGCTGTTGGCAAGCTATTCACTGAATGCCTACCCTCTTATCCTGGCATCCCAGCAATGAACCATATAGCCACTTGTCTGTTTCCTTAATCCCAAAGGGATGATGCTCAGGTTCTTTTCAACCTCCTCTCCTCAGTCCCACTGCAGCAGTATGTGTCACACGAAGAGGAAATCAGGGTCAAGACAATAATGAAGTCAAACCAACTGAGATGGGGAGCTGCCTGAAATCACCATCACTCAGGCATCAGCACAGGCTAGGCCTGCAGCGGTTCATTTTATATCATAACACTGATGATTAACAAGATAATAGAAAAGTTTAAGTCAGGTCTTACATTGTGTTATGCTAACACTAagattggcaggcacagtagtgtagtggttagcataacgctttacagcgccagagacccgggttcaattccggccactgtctgtaaggagtttgtacgttctccccgtgtctgcgtggatttcctccaggtgctccggtttcctctcactttccaaagaaaggttaggaaattgtgggcatgctctgttggcaccggaagtgtggcgacacttgtgggctgcccccagaacactctacacttagatgcatttcactgtgtgtttcgatgtacatgtgactaataaagatatcttatcttataagaatTGGGTGGCTCTGATGTTCTTGATCTTACTTCTAATATAGTGAAAGgtgaatgtttttaatttaagTAGAATATTGGTTCACAATGTATCTTATTTATGATTTTCTGATAGACAGGTCTTCTTTTGTAGATCAAGTTTGTCCCAGCCATCAGAGCAGACACAGAGCACTTGTTCCAGCTAAAGCATCAAATTCCAGCCTCCACGTCAGAATGTGAGGTGCCTCTGAAAACAAGGTAATACATCGTGCCTGCTGAGTCATGGATCAATGATGAACTTCTTTGGTTCAGAGTTCtgtaagtaaatctggaatttgtaTAAAGGAAAAAGGAAGGATCTTATGCAAGTAAGTTCCCTGCATAGTTTTTCACCTTAAGGTAGTCCAAGTTGCAGCAGAATCATAACTGTTATGCTGTTACTCAGTGCAAGAGATAGTAGTACAAAGTTTTATGTGTACTTCAAGTGATTTATTGATGCAGAGGATATGGAAATATATAATATTGCTCAGACGGGGAGCACATAACCTATCAAGCCTTTGACAGCTTTCTTAAAGAGAAATCTACTCAATCCAACTGCTGACTCTTTCCCTTGGCCTTGCACTTCTTTCCCCCTTTTGAAGACTCTGGTTGAATCTGAATCCATCATTTTATAAGGCAGTGCATTACAATTGCTGGCAATCCATTGTTTTCCATCTGTTGCCTCAAGCTCTTTAGCTAATCACAAAACCATTGCAAATCTGCCACTGATGgaaaatttctctttattttatctAAAGTCTTCAGGATTTTAGAGATCCTTATTCTACCTTCTCTTAGCTTTCTCTGCtctaaaaacaaatttaattgtgCAGGATTAGCTACATCATCCCTCTCATTCCTAAGTTTGATAGATCTCTTTGGTGCCCTCTTCAATTTCTTCCTAAGGTGATGTACAAAACTGATAACAATACTCCAGTGTTGTCCAAGCTAGTGCCTTATGACTAAAGCTCATGAGGTAATGACAAAAGATGTTACTGGACCTCAGAACCAACAAGAGGGTAGCATTGAATTTCTGATCCATCTGGTTTGGATACTAGTGTCCATTTATGTTGACTATAATAAGAGTCACGATcttagaagttagagaaatagaaAAATTTAGCTTAGATATCTGGTGTTTCAGGAGTGGGCATGTCTTGTATTGAGTCAATCCCGCTTCTGctataaaaaattaaaacatgggATAAGGATTCGCTGAGAGGCTGGTGAACTTGTGGTATTTGTTATCAccgagggctgtagaggccaagtcattgattaTCTTTAAGAGACAGATAAATTTTTAGGtgtaaaaggcatcaaggggtaatgggaagagagtgggaatatgggaTTAACATAAGGATCAGCCATGCTGgtgttgaatggtggaccagagtCAGGGGCCAAAGAATATGCTCCTGcctctatgtttctataaaatggAGTATTAATAGCTCAGCATTCCAAGACAAAACCCCACAACTGCCTTACACTTCCTTAAATAACTTAAGGACTTTGTTTATAGCTGACTAGACATTATATACTTTTGATATATAGATTGTCCAGATATCATTGTCAATTTTGCTTTTTCCTGTTTTGACTTGTAGCTCTTTGTTCTATTGTGGTTTACTCCAATGTATAGATTTACTTTATTCGTTATTTTTGTACCCCTCTTTTAGCTCTTTCTTTCAAAGCCTAAATGCCTTGTTTCCTCAAAGTGAGTTCACTTGCTCCAGCAACCAGCTTTGCTACCTTTCCCTGCATTACTTCTAAGTTTTGAAAATCATCTCTGCATCAAATGACCAGAGTTGCTTTACGGTACTCTGGGCAATGATATCTCAGTACTTACTCTCTTAGttactggagaatagccaataatTTAAACTAACAAACTAActaataaaacactggttaggccgcatctggagtattgcatacatttcaggtcattccattataggaaggatgtggaggcttttgagagggtgcataaaagatttaccaggatgctgcctggattagagggcatgtgctctaaggagaagttggacaaacttgaactgttttctctggagcagctgaggctgaggggaaaccttactgaagtttataagatcatgagaggcatagatagagtagatagccgatatctttttcccaaggtgagggggataagttgaaaggagatgtgcagggcaagttgttgttgttgttggtttttgttttacacggagagtggtaggtgcctggaatatgctgccaggggtggtagtggaggcaaatatgataatggtgcttaagaggctcttagataggcacataaatgtgtagagaatggagggatatggacattgtgtaggcagaagggattagtttagttaggcattcaattacaagtttaattagttcagcacatcatgggctgaatggcctgttcctgtgctgtgctgttctatgttctatgtaacaaacAAAGTTACTTTATTCCTAAAAGAACTTAGATTAGATAAGGCAACATTCCCTAGTGGGTTTTTCTGCAGAAGCAAACAACCCCTGCAAGCTTCTACACTGAAACATTGCATCAGCAACACAGGGCAGTTCCTCACATTGTTATGGTACCAACCTATATTATGTAAGTATGAGATATATTCAATAATGACTCAGTAATATACTTTTCTTTCAGCTCCCAGACTCCATATACCTCCTGTGAAGAGGCTGCACAGTGTGAACAAACTCTTCCTATTTATGAGAAGGATCATCTAAAAGTAAGAAGCGGTCTCCCTGGCGTGCATTCCCCTCTTACCTCACTCCAGCCGGAACACTTGGATGGAGAAGGTCACTCATCCCTGAAGGCAGAAGTTCTGATCCACAAAGACTCTGGGAATGACGGGGAAACATGTTCCAGCTGGAATGACATAACATTATCTGAAGGAAAGTGAGTTCtccttttttaaatgtattttacatttcatttccCTTTTCTCCTGGTTGTGCAGCTTGCTAAATGTACACCAGTACCTGGCTAAGCCTGAACCTGTCACCAAATTCAAATAGTCCACTGAAGGTGGCCAGTTctggaaaaaaatgtttgttatcactttcaaaaacaaaagattATACGTGATTTAATCACTTCAAGCTTGGGGAATGTTACCTATCACATTGATAATAATATTGAAAGGGAAAATCTGGTCAGAGTTTATTAAGATATCTGTTTCAAATTTAGAGTCTGAAAACTCTGGAGTAGTAAACTCATGGGCAGCAATTATTGTCATTGCTAAATTTAGAGTCTGGAATGTATCTTCAAAGTTCAGAAGCTTGAGTTAATCCCCATAAGCAGTTTGAGTACTCTTTGTGGAGGTTGACTAATACTGACTGTAAATCTAGTTGTGTGGTGTTATAATGAAGAGGCAGGACTTGTAATAACAATACACTCTTGAGACCAAAAGCATATATTTGTAATGCTTATTTAATCATCTCCTGCTGAGGTATCAATTGACAAAGTCCAAGTTAAGTTTCATTAGCTTCTTTTCTCTGTCCATTGACAGCAAGGGAGGAGGGTACACAGTGGCTCCTCTTGCCACCTTCCAAGAGGGCAACGGAATGATCAGCCCATCTTCCTCATATGACCTGTCCCTCCTCAGATACAGGTCAGCGCTCCCATCTTGTTCCAGAAATGAAGGACAGAATCACCCAACTAGGAGCGAAAGTGTTATCTTCATTGATGCTGTGTCCAGTGACAGCCCAAGTCTGTGTAACCAGCCAGCTGCCAGCATCTCCGGGAGTGACCAGAGAGATGTTGCAAGCATTGAAATGCCACTGCCATTTGAACTTGAACAATCAACATCCAAGGAAAGTCAGGAAAGAGAGGGGCATATGGAAGATGAAATGTTTTATGGGATATACGATGAAAGGAATCATATTTTTGAGGAATCCGAACAAGAAGAATTCTGCTCTGATGAAATTACCCTGTAAAGTACACATCACCTTCAGTATTTTATTAAACAATTGTATTGAAGATCAGTTGATTCTAATCACCATTGAAAATAGGACTTGAAGTTTTAAGTTTTAAACAAACATCCCCTCCACCCAAAAAAACTTAagaaaattcagttttttttcataCCTACAGAATTCTCTGTTGGCAATACATTTTATAATGTTAACCATACCTTTTGTGATAAGAATTTGCCTTGCAAAATGTTGACATTCTGCAGTCTACTGACTGATCATATTTGTTTCTGGATATCTAACAGAATATGCTAGTTTCTATAACAGATTCACATCATGTCTGCATCAGGAAggggtaaaaaaaacagaatagtaAAAACATGGGTGGAAATGAAAATCTTTGAATGCCC is from Pristis pectinata isolate sPriPec2 chromosome 3, sPriPec2.1.pri, whole genome shotgun sequence and encodes:
- the LOC127567687 gene encoding uncharacterized protein LOC127567687, with protein sequence MYPIPPSPPPRPSSANSMRRVYHTTGNAPSGLAELESRGPAPSTSDHCWLGVPGGAIGVGEATGDVSVISAFQNNRYFERDSPGGKVISAGNEAPVIKFVPAIRADTEHLFQLKHQIPASTSECEVPLKTSSQTPYTSCEEAAQCEQTLPIYEKDHLKVRSGLPGVHSPLTSLQPEHLDGEGHSSLKAEVLIHKDSGNDGETCSSWNDITLSEGNKGGGYTVAPLATFQEGNGMISPSSSYDLSLLRYRSALPSCSRNEGQNHPTRSESVIFIDAVSSDSPSLCNQPAASISGSDQRDVASIEMPLPFELEQSTSKESQEREGHMEDEMFYGIYDERNHIFEESEQEEFCSDEITL